A genome region from Flavobacterium sp. CFS9 includes the following:
- a CDS encoding aryl-sulfate sulfotransferase — protein sequence MIKNAIIKGFFICLLLIVVSCSKKQGTPVTNINIGIHGNNELKIQIDVTTNEDVQVYAEYWSAQKGAKNRISSPVSKAGLSHSLVLCNITPESQYHFQLITSNGKEKDSSKIYTFKSRKLPEWLQKQFKANCPKPELLPDNFKKGFLLLAKRETPGVAYIVDYKGNLRWYHTVEGTGFKVTHFTKEQSIIAILGKNDEPTSYGSEILEINLQGDTLTHIKKGQGDLKQVIHHEIIKKSANEIVTLFVDQRITDLSSIGGKQKDTINGDGILILDRKGKQLWKWSVFDDLDPMKDTKLLKTKKDWMHANSLNYDKDGNFLISFYNNGQIWKIDAKTGKVLWKLGRGGNLKMSGDSDFSQAHAAHINPEGSLMFFDNGVDKKQSSVFALKVDEKNKSVQLDFHILLPKDIYNDRMGSAYMIDKETILACCSKRHITVLTNKKGVLLWALESEIPPYRVQFIPEENLKPFLLN from the coding sequence TGTTCTAAAAAACAGGGAACTCCTGTCACGAACATCAACATTGGTATTCATGGCAACAACGAATTGAAAATTCAGATTGATGTGACCACAAATGAAGATGTTCAGGTCTATGCCGAGTATTGGTCTGCTCAAAAAGGCGCAAAAAATAGAATAAGCTCTCCGGTTTCAAAAGCTGGCCTGTCTCATTCTTTGGTCCTTTGCAATATTACTCCTGAATCTCAATATCACTTTCAGTTAATCACGAGCAATGGAAAAGAAAAAGACAGCAGTAAGATATACACCTTTAAATCGAGAAAATTACCGGAATGGCTTCAGAAACAATTCAAAGCAAACTGTCCAAAACCGGAATTACTGCCCGATAATTTCAAAAAAGGTTTTCTGCTTTTAGCCAAAAGAGAAACACCGGGAGTTGCTTATATTGTAGATTATAAAGGTAATTTAAGATGGTATCATACCGTTGAAGGAACGGGTTTTAAAGTGACCCATTTTACCAAAGAACAAAGCATTATTGCTATTCTGGGGAAAAATGATGAACCTACAAGTTACGGAAGTGAGATTCTCGAAATCAATTTACAGGGAGACACTTTAACTCACATTAAAAAAGGACAAGGCGATTTAAAACAGGTGATTCATCACGAAATCATCAAAAAATCGGCAAACGAAATTGTGACTTTGTTTGTCGATCAAAGAATAACTGATCTAAGTTCTATTGGCGGAAAACAAAAAGATACAATTAATGGGGACGGAATTCTGATTCTGGACAGAAAAGGAAAGCAACTCTGGAAATGGAGTGTTTTTGATGATTTAGATCCCATGAAAGATACAAAACTGCTCAAAACTAAGAAAGACTGGATGCATGCCAACAGTTTAAACTATGACAAAGACGGTAATTTCCTGATCTCATTTTACAACAACGGTCAAATTTGGAAAATTGATGCCAAAACCGGAAAGGTACTCTGGAAATTAGGCAGAGGAGGAAATCTAAAAATGTCCGGAGACAGCGATTTCTCTCAGGCACACGCCGCCCACATCAATCCTGAAGGCAGTCTGATGTTTTTTGACAACGGAGTCGACAAAAAGCAATCTTCTGTTTTTGCATTAAAAGTAGATGAAAAGAATAAATCTGTTCAACTGGATTTCCACATACTATTGCCAAAAGACATTTACAACGACCGAATGGGAAGCGCTTATATGATTGATAAAGAAACCATTTTGGCTTGTTGTTCCAAAAGACATATTACGGTTTTAACCAATAAAAAAGGAGTTTTACTGTGGGCATTAGAATCTGAAATTCCGCCTTATCGGGTGCAATTCATTCCTGAAGAAAACTTAAAACCGTTTCTATTGAATTAA
- a CDS encoding glycoside hydrolase domain-containing protein — MKTNLKNKPILSRLLMLCLFVFSISLTAQIKYTDGNDSWNPNLLGNHRVAVAFTGTGNVAKTTIEWRRRDEKPELKKIIVQDASGKTISNIKTADINREKGTVFFEPVSGKGTYYVYYMPYIDEGDANYPKGVYAKPEDKADAQWLVKIKPNLADNCTVTEIQSVNAFNSFYPMEVIATAAETKELIAKNSGSSFLVFPEDRLYSIRMKNDLPQRWIQKGVQNTFSDTALRGEYLAFQLGVYALQNIDNLKVTFSNLISSTGAIIEAKDLNCINTDGTKYDGAVFTNTVSVSKGKIQAMWCGINVPETAAAGTYSGKATVIADGKSKDIVLQIKVTNEITKNGGIDSPEKMTRLKWLNSTLAQDNTVIAPYTPLTVKDTEISLLGRKLVLGSNGFPTQIQTYFTPEMTTIGSKANDILSAPLAFHFLDASGKESLQWKNAGLKFLKKESGTVSWESISTSKTLEMNVHASLEFDGFLTYTVKITALEDAVFNDINFQMPIQLSSAKYMMGLGQKGGDRPATFDWKWDVAHKNQDGAWIGNVNSGLQFSLRDEKYSRPLNTNFYLQKPLLLPTSWGNENKGGITITPDPKSVLVNAYSGARSMKKGDVLYYNFNLLITPFHTINTDFQWNAKFYHKYSDIDTIAKTGATVINIHHANAINPYINYPFIEFKKMKSYIDEAHEKGLKVKIYNTVREVSNKAYETFALRSLGHEIYSPGKGGGFSWLQEHVGDDYIAAWFVPEIKDAAIVNSGMNRWHNYYVEGMNWLTQNVGIDGVYLDDVAFDRITMKRIKRVLTKDGHPGIIDLHSANQYNKSDGFNNSANLYMEHFPYINKLWFGEYFDYEKNNPDFFLTEVSGIPFGLMGEMLQDGGNPWRGMVYGMTNRMPWSHNADPRPIWKLWDTFGIKGSEMIGYWSENCPVKTANDKVLATVYKKNGTALISIASWADTDVKVKLNIDWKKLGINPAKATITAPEILNFQPAQTFTAKDEIPVSKGKGWLLIVK, encoded by the coding sequence ATGAAAACAAACCTAAAAAACAAACCCATTTTGAGTAGACTATTGATGCTATGCCTATTCGTTTTCAGTATTTCGTTAACTGCGCAAATAAAATATACAGACGGTAACGACAGCTGGAACCCTAATTTACTGGGAAATCACAGAGTCGCAGTAGCCTTTACCGGCACCGGAAATGTAGCCAAGACTACGATCGAATGGCGCAGAAGAGACGAAAAGCCCGAACTGAAAAAGATCATCGTTCAGGATGCTTCCGGCAAAACGATTTCAAATATAAAAACGGCTGACATCAACAGAGAAAAGGGTACTGTTTTTTTTGAACCTGTTTCAGGAAAAGGAACGTATTATGTGTATTATATGCCGTACATCGACGAAGGTGATGCCAACTATCCAAAAGGAGTTTACGCCAAACCCGAAGATAAAGCAGACGCACAATGGCTTGTCAAAATCAAACCCAATTTAGCGGACAATTGTACGGTTACCGAAATTCAGAGCGTAAATGCTTTCAACAGTTTTTATCCGATGGAAGTCATCGCAACTGCGGCCGAAACGAAAGAGCTTATTGCCAAAAACAGCGGTAGCTCCTTCCTGGTTTTTCCGGAAGACCGTTTGTATTCCATTCGAATGAAAAATGATTTGCCGCAAAGATGGATTCAAAAAGGCGTTCAAAATACCTTTTCCGACACGGCGTTAAGAGGTGAATATCTGGCGTTTCAATTAGGCGTTTATGCGTTGCAGAATATTGACAACTTAAAAGTTACTTTTTCAAATTTAATCAGTTCTACCGGAGCCATAATCGAAGCGAAAGACCTGAACTGTATCAATACTGATGGAACAAAATACGACGGAGCTGTTTTTACCAATACCGTTTCAGTTTCTAAAGGAAAAATACAGGCTATGTGGTGCGGTATCAATGTTCCGGAAACTGCAGCGGCAGGAACTTACAGCGGTAAAGCGACTGTTATTGCCGATGGAAAATCAAAAGATATTGTACTTCAGATAAAAGTGACTAATGAAATTACTAAAAACGGCGGTATCGATTCTCCCGAGAAAATGACACGTTTGAAATGGCTGAATTCAACCTTAGCACAGGATAATACTGTTATTGCGCCTTATACGCCACTAACCGTCAAGGATACCGAAATCTCTTTATTGGGTAGAAAATTAGTTTTGGGCTCTAATGGTTTTCCAACACAAATTCAAACGTATTTCACACCCGAAATGACAACAATTGGTTCAAAAGCCAATGACATTTTAAGTGCTCCGTTGGCTTTTCATTTTTTGGATGCCTCCGGTAAAGAATCGTTACAATGGAAAAATGCAGGTCTTAAATTTCTGAAAAAAGAAAGCGGAACCGTTTCCTGGGAAAGTATTTCTACATCAAAAACACTTGAAATGAATGTACATGCTTCTTTAGAATTTGATGGCTTTTTAACGTATACGGTAAAAATCACAGCTCTTGAAGATGCTGTGTTTAATGATATCAATTTCCAAATGCCAATTCAGCTCTCTTCTGCAAAATACATGATGGGATTAGGTCAAAAAGGAGGCGATCGTCCTGCTACTTTTGACTGGAAATGGGATGTTGCGCACAAAAATCAGGATGGGGCCTGGATTGGAAATGTAAATTCGGGATTGCAATTTTCGTTACGCGATGAAAAATACAGCCGTCCGTTAAACACCAATTTCTATTTGCAGAAACCTTTATTGCTTCCAACTTCCTGGGGGAACGAAAATAAAGGAGGAATTACCATCACTCCCGATCCAAAATCGGTTTTAGTGAATGCGTACAGCGGCGCCCGAAGCATGAAGAAAGGAGATGTATTGTATTATAATTTCAATTTACTAATCACGCCTTTCCACACCATAAATACCGATTTTCAATGGAATGCTAAATTTTATCACAAATACAGCGATATCGATACGATTGCCAAAACAGGAGCAACCGTAATCAATATTCACCATGCAAATGCGATCAATCCGTATATCAATTATCCTTTCATTGAATTTAAAAAAATGAAAAGCTATATCGATGAGGCGCATGAAAAAGGATTAAAAGTAAAAATTTACAATACCGTTAGAGAGGTTTCAAACAAAGCGTATGAGACTTTTGCTCTCAGAAGTTTAGGGCATGAAATTTACTCTCCGGGTAAAGGAGGCGGATTTTCCTGGCTGCAGGAACATGTGGGAGACGATTATATTGCTGCATGGTTTGTGCCTGAAATTAAAGATGCCGCAATTGTAAACAGCGGAATGAACCGTTGGCACAATTATTATGTGGAAGGCATGAACTGGCTGACACAAAACGTGGGTATCGATGGTGTTTACCTTGATGATGTTGCTTTTGACAGAATTACCATGAAACGAATCAAAAGAGTATTGACCAAAGACGGGCATCCCGGAATTATTGACCTGCACAGTGCCAATCAGTACAACAAAAGTGACGGATTTAACAACAGTGCCAATTTGTACATGGAACACTTTCCATACATCAACAAACTATGGTTCGGAGAGTATTTTGATTACGAAAAAAACAATCCTGACTTTTTCCTAACCGAAGTAAGTGGAATTCCTTTCGGGTTAATGGGTGAAATGCTACAGGACGGAGGAAATCCATGGAGAGGAATGGTATACGGAATGACAAACAGAATGCCATGGAGCCACAATGCCGACCCGAGACCTATCTGGAAGTTATGGGATACCTTCGGAATTAAAGGTTCTGAAATGATTGGGTACTGGAGCGAAAACTGTCCGGTAAAAACGGCTAACGACAAAGTACTCGCAACGGTTTACAAAAAAAACGGAACCGCTTTAATCTCTATCGCAAGCTGGGCCGATACGGATGTAAAAGTGAAACTCAATATCGACTGGAAAAAGTTAGGAATCAATCCGGCAAAAGCAACTATAACTGCCCCTGAAATTTTGAATTTCCAACCGGCACAAACCTTTACCGCAAAAGACGAAATACCGGTATCAAAAGGAAAAGGCTGGTTGTTGATTGTGAAATAA
- a CDS encoding c-type cytochrome: MKKTILIGLFAALPIVVFNSCNTSNSQTLASKTADDDSYITIDTSKIPDDQFGESVRYGRELMLKTAYYIGPNGIKGKYLGNKMNCTNCHQDAGTKPYAFNLMSSHDNYPQYRGRENKVLTLAERVNNCIMRPHSGKPLPLDSKEMVAFLSYFKWISKFVPKDGNFKGAKNLEIEFPDVAASPERGKALFIENCARCHGNSGEGQYNADKSGYTYPPLWGQYGYQPGSSMHRVIKQAQWLKSNMPYDKVSLGKPYLTDLQALDIAAYVNDDSVHDRPNPKTFDYPNKMGKPIDYAHSPFNDNFSEEQHKYGPYKPIIAYWKKNGWKAVY, translated from the coding sequence ATGAAAAAAACAATTCTTATCGGACTTTTTGCAGCATTGCCAATTGTTGTTTTCAATTCGTGCAATACTTCCAATTCGCAGACCTTAGCCAGCAAAACTGCCGACGATGATTCGTATATTACCATTGACACCTCAAAAATTCCGGACGATCAATTTGGAGAATCTGTTCGTTATGGAAGAGAGTTAATGCTAAAAACCGCATATTATATTGGTCCAAACGGCATCAAAGGAAAGTATTTAGGCAACAAAATGAATTGTACCAACTGCCACCAGGATGCAGGAACAAAACCTTATGCTTTTAATTTAATGTCCTCACACGACAATTATCCGCAATATCGCGGACGTGAAAATAAGGTCCTTACTCTGGCCGAAAGGGTTAACAATTGTATCATGCGTCCACATTCCGGGAAACCGCTTCCGCTGGACAGCAAAGAAATGGTCGCTTTTTTATCCTACTTTAAATGGATCAGCAAATTTGTACCGAAAGACGGCAATTTTAAAGGTGCCAAAAATCTGGAAATTGAATTTCCGGATGTAGCTGCAAGCCCTGAACGAGGAAAAGCTCTGTTTATCGAAAACTGCGCCCGCTGCCACGGAAACAGCGGTGAAGGACAATACAATGCCGACAAATCAGGCTACACCTACCCGCCTCTTTGGGGACAATACGGGTATCAGCCGGGTTCAAGCATGCATAGAGTAATCAAACAGGCACAATGGTTAAAAAGCAATATGCCGTACGATAAAGTCAGTCTGGGAAAACCATATCTTACGGACTTACAAGCCCTTGATATCGCCGCCTATGTCAATGATGATTCCGTACACGACAGACCGAATCCTAAAACATTCGATTACCCCAATAAAATGGGCAAACCTATTGACTATGCACACAGCCCTTTCAATGATAACTTCTCCGAAGAACAACACAAATACGGCCCTTATAAACCCATTATCGCCTACTGGAAAAAAAACGGATGGAAAGCGGTATATTAG
- a CDS encoding DUF5107 domain-containing protein has translation MNLKPFLPILLLGSLFVNAQNKPTIKEYKKVFTTYPFSDPDPIPKPDTKVYPYFRFDGFTDKPVQKEWKVIELENDYIKLMILPEIGGKVWSAVEKSTGKDFIYNNHVIKFRDIAMRGPWTSGGVEGNYGIIGHTPNCATPVDYVTLTRADGSVSCVIGVLDLLTRTSWKLDINLPKDKAYFTTNSFWFNATEIEQPYYTWMNTGIKAAESLQFIYPGQSYIGHNGEQNSWPIDKENGKDLSFYKNNDFGGYKSYHVFGKYDDFFGGYYHDEDFGMGRYGNHDDKPGKKIWIWGLSQQGMIWEKLLTDTDGQYVEVQSGRLFNQASETSSLTPFKQRSFAPYQTDLWTEYWFPVKQTKGFVKANNYGAVNVKNENGWLKIYFSPLQKLNEKLEVFDNGKKIYSKDISVNTLQSFKDSIPIAVDPNQLKLTLGENKLVWNSAPEDGNLNRPLEIPKDFDHNSVYGLYLQGKNYLSFKDYVKAEEKLTACLQKDPNYAPALADLAILQIRKFQYQEAVLSASKALSIDTYHPAANYYYGLANLHLGNTTDAKDGFDIAAASVEFRSSAYTALSKIYFRENDLAKAAEYAEKSLQNNQNNVESLQLLAVLYRLQNNKSKATEILTAIHNADPLNHFVGFEKYLWDSSEGSKQHFKALIQNEMPQQTYLELAIGYDQIGRKEEALKIFSLALPNAEIVYWKAYLENKTVDLSKIQPDINFPFRGETAQILEKLIQTNHQWQLKYHLALIEWNRDNLSKAKELFLHCANLPADPAFYAAKASLFKNDPQLVLSSLQQAIKLDSQSWRYPKLLTEYYIGQKQFDKALATAEPFYKKHPQNYVMGMLYAKTLLLNKKYTAADTFLTKLQILPFEGATAGRQLYHEAKLMQALAEMKNKQYKKALQLISDAKLWPENLGVGKPYDENIDERLENWLNYQCYMSLGDANKAKSALQNIIAFNPKVDNTVMNFLPANQLITAWAIEKTSSAQKAEEWLQKQARLYPDNKIVQWTFETYRKKQSNILTEEEKDGEVRIIEKL, from the coding sequence ATGAACCTTAAACCTTTCTTACCGATTCTACTCCTTGGAAGTCTGTTTGTCAACGCACAAAATAAACCCACCATAAAAGAATACAAAAAAGTATTCACCACCTACCCGTTTTCGGATCCTGATCCCATTCCGAAACCGGACACAAAGGTGTATCCGTATTTTCGATTTGACGGTTTTACCGATAAACCTGTGCAAAAAGAATGGAAAGTTATCGAACTGGAAAATGATTACATCAAACTCATGATTCTTCCTGAAATTGGCGGAAAAGTTTGGTCGGCTGTTGAGAAATCAACCGGAAAGGATTTTATTTACAACAATCATGTCATCAAATTTAGAGATATTGCCATGCGCGGGCCCTGGACGAGCGGTGGTGTTGAGGGCAATTATGGCATCATCGGACACACACCTAACTGCGCCACTCCCGTTGATTATGTCACTCTCACCAGAGCAGACGGTAGTGTAAGCTGTGTGATTGGCGTATTGGATCTGCTAACGCGAACTTCATGGAAACTGGATATCAATTTACCCAAAGACAAAGCGTATTTTACGACTAATTCCTTCTGGTTCAATGCTACCGAAATCGAACAGCCTTACTACACCTGGATGAATACAGGTATAAAAGCTGCTGAAAGTCTGCAGTTTATTTACCCGGGACAAAGTTATATCGGTCACAATGGCGAACAGAATTCATGGCCCATTGACAAGGAAAATGGTAAAGACCTGTCGTTCTACAAAAACAATGATTTTGGCGGTTACAAATCGTATCATGTCTTTGGTAAATACGACGATTTTTTTGGCGGATATTACCATGACGAAGATTTTGGAATGGGAAGATATGGCAATCACGACGACAAACCCGGCAAGAAAATATGGATCTGGGGATTGTCTCAACAAGGCATGATCTGGGAAAAATTATTAACCGATACCGACGGTCAATACGTAGAAGTCCAGAGTGGAAGACTGTTCAATCAGGCAAGTGAAACCAGCAGTTTAACCCCTTTCAAACAGCGTTCCTTTGCCCCTTATCAAACGGATTTATGGACAGAATACTGGTTTCCGGTAAAACAAACCAAAGGATTTGTGAAAGCAAATAATTACGGTGCCGTAAACGTAAAAAACGAAAACGGCTGGCTTAAAATCTATTTTTCTCCGCTTCAAAAACTAAACGAAAAACTGGAAGTATTTGACAATGGCAAAAAAATCTATTCCAAAGATATTTCGGTAAATACATTGCAATCTTTCAAAGATTCTATTCCAATTGCTGTTGATCCAAACCAATTAAAACTAACACTTGGCGAAAATAAACTCGTGTGGAATTCAGCTCCCGAAGATGGAAATCTGAACCGCCCGTTAGAAATTCCTAAAGATTTTGACCATAACTCGGTGTACGGACTGTATCTGCAAGGAAAAAATTACCTTAGTTTTAAAGATTATGTCAAAGCTGAAGAAAAACTAACAGCCTGTCTTCAAAAAGATCCCAACTACGCTCCTGCCCTTGCTGATTTGGCGATTTTACAAATTCGCAAATTTCAATACCAGGAAGCTGTCCTTTCAGCAAGTAAAGCTTTATCTATTGATACGTATCACCCTGCTGCCAACTATTATTACGGACTGGCTAATCTGCATTTAGGTAATACTACCGATGCTAAAGACGGTTTTGATATCGCTGCAGCAAGCGTTGAGTTCAGAAGCTCTGCTTATACCGCTTTAAGCAAAATTTACTTTAGGGAAAATGATCTTGCAAAAGCAGCTGAATATGCCGAAAAGAGTTTACAAAACAATCAGAATAATGTGGAAAGCCTGCAATTGCTTGCCGTATTGTATCGTCTGCAAAACAATAAAAGTAAAGCAACTGAAATTCTTACTGCAATACATAATGCAGATCCTCTCAATCATTTTGTTGGTTTTGAAAAATATCTTTGGGATTCGTCAGAGGGATCAAAACAGCATTTTAAAGCTTTGATTCAAAACGAAATGCCACAGCAAACGTATCTGGAGTTAGCGATAGGATATGACCAAATAGGCCGTAAAGAAGAAGCCTTAAAGATTTTTTCGCTAGCCCTTCCGAACGCTGAAATAGTATATTGGAAAGCTTATTTAGAAAACAAAACCGTTGATTTAAGCAAAATTCAGCCCGATATTAATTTCCCTTTCCGTGGAGAAACGGCACAAATACTGGAAAAATTAATCCAAACGAACCATCAATGGCAATTGAAATACCATCTGGCTTTAATCGAATGGAATCGCGATAATCTCTCAAAAGCAAAAGAGTTGTTTTTGCACTGTGCCAATCTGCCTGCCGATCCTGCTTTTTATGCGGCCAAAGCTTCATTATTTAAAAACGATCCTCAACTGGTTTTATCCAGTCTGCAGCAAGCAATTAAACTAGACAGTCAAAGCTGGAGATATCCTAAACTTTTAACCGAATACTACATTGGTCAAAAACAATTCGACAAAGCACTGGCAACCGCAGAACCCTTCTATAAAAAACATCCTCAAAATTATGTAATGGGAATGCTGTATGCCAAAACACTGCTCCTGAACAAAAAATACACTGCTGCCGACACTTTCCTGACCAAACTGCAAATCCTTCCCTTCGAAGGAGCTACAGCTGGACGTCAATTGTATCATGAAGCAAAATTGATGCAGGCTTTAGCCGAAATGAAAAACAAGCAGTACAAAAAAGCATTACAATTGATTTCGGATGCTAAATTATGGCCGGAAAATTTAGGAGTAGGAAAACCGTATGACGAAAATATTGACGAAAGGCTCGAAAATTGGCTCAATTATCAATGTTACATGAGCCTGGGCGATGCCAACAAAGCTAAAAGCGCTTTACAAAATATCATTGCTTTTAACCCAAAAGTTGACAACACGGTTATGAATTTTCTTCCAGCTAATCAACTGATTACGGCCTGGGCAATCGAGAAAACTTCTTCGGCACAAAAAGCGGAAGAATGGCTGCAAAAACAAGCCAGGTTATATCCTGACAATAAAATTGTACAATGGACTTTTGAAACATATCGTAAAAAACAATCCAATATTTTAACCGAAGAGGAGAAAGACGGTGAAGTTCGAATTATAGAAAAACTATAA
- a CDS encoding M1 family aminopeptidase — MNKQFLKYSLFSLFLVAGQNVTAQNSDQTKNPLSVYQVTPLKVNDLIHTKLDVSFDYGKRYLYGKGWLTLKPHFYDTDSLRLDAKGMDFKTIAIVDGKKTIPLKYTYDNEQLSIILNRKYKSTEKYTIFIDYTAKPDELKVKGSLAITDAKGLYFINPDGKGDKPVQIWTQGETEASSAWFPTIDKPNQKTTSEIAMTVDAKYTSLSNGKLISQKDNKNGTRTDTWKMDLPHSPYLFMMAVGDFKIYKDSYNGQEVSYYLEPKYAPYAKQIFGKTPDMMKFYGKMLGVEYPWGKYAQIVARDYVSGAMENTSATLHGEHVQKTERELLDDNQESTIAHELFHQWFGDYVTAESWSNLTMNESFATFGEVLWHGHDEGQDAEDRSRYEKLQNCLRSSKDGVSPPLARFHYGNKEDMFDNISYSKGSIILYALKNQMGDEAFFKSLNKYLTTNAFKTGESHQLRLAMEEVTGKDWSPYFNQWYFQGGNPILNIEYGYADGKATMAVKQVQESSVQTFTLPLKVDFYVNGTKVRKDILIDKREQNFSFDLPSKPDFIDLDPDKILVGKVIDNKKISDYLYQYKNVPTYYNRIEAIKFAAKDKSHEAQLILLAGLQDQRDDLRTRSIRAIDLADNAIKEAALKTLLNIAQNDKKTNPRAAALIKLAGTGDATYKNLMIESTKNQSYNVAAAGVFGLSKYAPEEADKIKAALDEDTRNHITPLLKEFNNQK; from the coding sequence ATGAACAAACAATTTTTAAAGTATTCCCTTTTTAGTCTTTTCCTTGTTGCCGGGCAAAATGTGACCGCCCAAAACAGTGATCAGACCAAAAACCCACTATCCGTTTATCAGGTTACCCCGTTAAAAGTAAATGACTTGATACACACCAAACTCGACGTATCTTTTGATTACGGAAAGCGCTATTTATACGGAAAAGGATGGCTGACTTTAAAACCTCATTTTTACGATACTGATTCTCTTAGACTCGATGCTAAAGGAATGGATTTCAAAACTATTGCTATAGTTGATGGTAAAAAAACGATCCCGTTAAAGTACACCTACGACAATGAACAGCTTTCTATCATCTTAAACAGAAAATATAAAAGCACCGAAAAATATACCATTTTCATTGATTACACCGCAAAGCCGGATGAACTTAAAGTAAAAGGAAGCCTCGCCATAACAGATGCAAAAGGTTTGTATTTTATCAACCCTGACGGAAAAGGCGACAAACCGGTTCAAATCTGGACGCAGGGTGAAACAGAAGCCTCATCAGCTTGGTTTCCAACAATTGACAAACCCAATCAGAAAACAACTTCTGAAATTGCTATGACTGTTGACGCTAAATATACTTCACTCTCTAATGGGAAACTAATATCACAAAAAGACAATAAAAATGGTACGCGTACGGACACCTGGAAAATGGATCTGCCGCATTCACCCTACCTTTTTATGATGGCAGTAGGGGATTTTAAGATTTACAAAGATTCTTATAACGGACAGGAAGTAAGTTATTATCTGGAGCCAAAATATGCACCATACGCCAAACAAATTTTTGGAAAAACTCCGGATATGATGAAGTTTTACGGCAAAATGCTTGGGGTAGAATATCCATGGGGAAAATATGCTCAGATTGTAGCAAGAGACTACGTTTCAGGTGCCATGGAAAACACTTCGGCAACCTTACACGGTGAGCACGTTCAAAAAACGGAAAGAGAGTTATTAGACGACAATCAGGAAAGTACTATTGCACACGAACTTTTTCACCAGTGGTTTGGTGATTATGTAACTGCCGAATCCTGGTCAAACTTAACCATGAACGAATCTTTTGCCACTTTTGGAGAAGTGCTTTGGCACGGTCACGATGAAGGACAGGATGCCGAAGACCGCTCTCGTTATGAAAAACTGCAAAACTGTCTGCGTTCTTCCAAAGACGGAGTTAGTCCGCCATTGGCACGTTTTCATTACGGAAACAAAGAAGATATGTTTGACAACATCAGTTATTCTAAAGGTTCCATCATCTTGTATGCTTTAAAAAATCAAATGGGTGATGAAGCCTTCTTCAAATCTTTAAATAAATATCTGACGACCAATGCATTCAAAACAGGAGAAAGCCACCAATTACGTCTCGCAATGGAAGAAGTAACCGGAAAAGACTGGAGTCCGTATTTCAACCAGTGGTATTTTCAGGGCGGAAATCCGATTCTGAATATTGAATACGGTTATGCCGATGGAAAAGCAACAATGGCAGTAAAACAAGTTCAGGAAAGTTCGGTACAGACCTTTACCCTTCCGTTAAAAGTAGATTTTTATGTTAATGGAACCAAAGTCCGAAAAGATATTTTAATTGACAAAAGAGAGCAGAATTTCAGTTTTGACCTGCCTTCAAAACCGGATTTCATCGATCTTGATCCGGATAAAATTTTAGTGGGTAAAGTCATTGACAACAAAAAAATATCCGACTACCTGTATCAGTACAAAAATGTCCCTACGTACTACAACCGAATTGAAGCGATAAAGTTTGCGGCAAAAGACAAAAGTCATGAGGCACAACTGATTCTTTTGGCCGGTTTACAAGATCAGAGAGACGATTTAAGAACCCGCAGTATCCGTGCCATAGATCTGGCAGACAATGCTATAAAAGAGGCTGCACTTAAAACCTTATTGAACATTGCTCAAAATGATAAAAAAACGAATCCGAGAGCTGCAGCCCTTATAAAACTTGCAGGAACGGGTGATGCCACTTACAAAAATTTAATGATTGAAAGTACTAAGAATCAATCTTATAATGTGGCCGCAGCAGGAGTTTTTGGATTGTCGAAATACGCGCCGGAAGAGGCAGATAAAATAAAAGCAGCTTTAGACGAAGATACCAGAAATCACATAACGCCTTTGCTTAAAGAATTTAACAATCAAAAATAA